Proteins encoded in a region of the Malaciobacter mytili LMG 24559 genome:
- a CDS encoding energy-coupling factor ABC transporter ATP-binding protein produces MSCSITLKKLSYKNEANELFKNIDLNVGHEEKVAIIGANGAGKSTLLKIIAGLNFCFEGELQLFHNPIKNKKEYEKFRSDVGYLPQDVNDYFLCPTVIEDVMFNLRAKGEAKEEAYHKAILMLEELGISHLKDRIIYELSGGEQKIVALAGILITKPKILLLDEPTNALDTQAENRIIEILNSIKKSMIIVSHHKSFIDKLAPTIYNLSCNELELI; encoded by the coding sequence ATGAGTTGCTCAATTACATTAAAAAAGCTTTCATATAAAAATGAAGCAAATGAACTTTTTAAAAATATAGATTTAAATGTGGGACATGAAGAAAAAGTTGCAATTATTGGTGCAAATGGAGCAGGGAAAAGTACTCTTTTAAAAATAATTGCAGGTTTAAACTTCTGTTTTGAAGGGGAACTTCAACTTTTTCATAATCCAATAAAAAATAAAAAAGAGTATGAAAAATTTAGAAGTGATGTGGGCTATTTACCCCAAGATGTAAATGATTATTTTTTGTGTCCCACTGTTATTGAAGATGTGATGTTTAATCTAAGAGCAAAAGGTGAAGCTAAAGAAGAAGCTTACCATAAAGCAATATTGATGCTTGAAGAACTTGGAATCTCACATTTAAAAGATAGAATAATATATGAGTTAAGTGGAGGTGAACAAAAAATAGTTGCTCTTGCAGGTATTTTAATAACTAAGCCTAAAATTTTACTTTTAGATGAGCCTACAAATGCTTTAGATACACAAGCAGAAAATAGAATTATTGAGATACTAAACTCTATAAAAAAGTCTATGATTATAGTTTCTCATCATAAATCATTTATAGATAAATTAGCTCCTACTATATATAACCTAAGTTGTAATGAATTAGAATTAATTTAA
- a CDS encoding arylamine N-acetyltransferase family protein — protein MEIEKILNRIGIDKNTIEPTLQNLILLQEAYILNVPYENLDFVFKKEFSVNILKIYEKIVENNRGGICYESNTLFIYLLKTLGFKSKMIFSKVMDITYIGADYPHLALLVEIDNKEYLVDVANGQNVRVPLPLEDENFIAVSENIEYKIKKNNQEYHLMFNHKHKGWQTRYIFTKEEKRVADFSGIFQNQNNYEHFSNHVPLIVTKALKNGRITLTDDMITYKKNNDKRMWGISLENRAEVLRDYFDIEV, from the coding sequence ATGGAAATTGAGAAAATCTTAAATAGAATTGGCATAGATAAAAATACAATAGAACCAACATTGCAAAACCTTATTTTACTTCAAGAAGCATATATTTTAAATGTTCCTTATGAAAATTTGGACTTTGTTTTTAAAAAAGAGTTTTCTGTAAATATTTTAAAAATATATGAAAAAATTGTTGAAAATAATAGAGGTGGTATTTGTTATGAATCAAATACTTTATTTATATATTTATTAAAAACTTTAGGTTTTAAATCAAAGATGATTTTTTCTAAAGTTATGGATATTACTTATATTGGTGCAGATTATCCACATTTGGCTTTATTAGTTGAAATTGATAATAAAGAGTATTTAGTGGATGTGGCAAATGGACAAAATGTAAGAGTTCCTTTACCTCTTGAAGATGAAAATTTTATAGCTGTTAGTGAAAATATTGAGTATAAAATAAAAAAGAATAACCAAGAGTACCACTTAATGTTTAACCATAAGCATAAAGGTTGGCAAACTAGATATATTTTTACTAAAGAAGAAAAAAGAGTTGCTGATTTTTCAGGTATATTTCAAAATCAAAATAATTATGAACATTTTTCTAATCATGTCCCATTAATTGTCACAAAAGCACTAAAAAATGGAAGAATAACCCTAACAGATGATATGATAACTTATAAAAAAAACAATGATAAAAGAATGTGGGGTATCTCTTTAGAAAATAGAGCTGAGGTTTTAAGAGACTATTTTGATATTGAAGTTTAA
- a CDS encoding energy-coupling factor transporter transmembrane component T family protein, translating into MIISPAISLIAAFLFSIIVSFSNYELYYLLPIAFILYLNKNNIFSIFKSLVFLNLFIVVLALVLLIQNEYEEALNIYIRTNMIILFNLAIFYNSKGYDIVRGLYILKFPDSFISTTYFTLKMIENLKNDFSNIKNTLKARGFKAKTNLFTYYTFGNILGMLFVKSIRKSQSLKDSFEARGFNKKIYLNDKFKTTNKDILLLLLVGIIIILKVSL; encoded by the coding sequence ATGATAATCTCACCTGCTATTTCTTTAATAGCTGCATTTTTATTTTCTATTATAGTTAGTTTTTCTAACTACGAATTATACTACTTATTACCAATAGCTTTTATACTTTATTTAAATAAAAACAATATTTTTTCTATTTTTAAAAGTTTAGTATTTTTAAATTTATTTATAGTTGTTTTAGCTTTAGTTTTACTAATACAAAATGAGTATGAAGAGGCTTTAAATATCTATATTAGAACAAATATGATTATCTTATTTAATCTTGCAATTTTTTATAATTCAAAAGGCTATGATATAGTAAGAGGGTTATATATTTTAAAATTTCCTGATAGTTTTATATCTACAACATATTTTACTTTAAAAATGATAGAAAATTTAAAAAATGATTTTTCAAATATAAAAAATACTTTAAAAGCAAGGGGATTTAAAGCAAAAACAAATCTTTTTACTTATTATACTTTTGGAAATATTTTAGGTATGCTTTTTGTAAAATCAATTAGAAAATCACAAAGTTTAAAAGACTCTTTTGAAGCAAGAGGTTTTAATAAAAAAATATATTTAAATGATAAGTTTAAAACTACAAATAAAGATATACTTTTATTACTTTTAGTAGGAATTATCATTATTTTAAAGGTTAGTTTATGA
- the cbiM gene encoding cobalt transporter CbiM, translating to MHISDGILSIEVATTLGVVAVSMVAYSLKQMKNENIALCAAMSALFFIASFIHIPLGPTQIHLVLVGVIGVFLGSLSFLSISIALLLQATLLGFGGVTSLGANIIIMALPAYLVYLIFSLEFTKKINEKIRFFLVGFLGVFFATVFLALVLLLAKDEYLIASYTVIAANMPAMILEGIITLFLLQYIKKSIPSLLKSTKL from the coding sequence ATGCATATTTCTGATGGAATTTTAAGTATAGAAGTAGCTACAACTTTAGGGGTAGTTGCTGTATCAATGGTTGCTTATTCTTTAAAGCAAATGAAAAATGAAAATATTGCTTTATGTGCAGCAATGAGTGCTTTATTTTTTATAGCTTCTTTTATTCATATTCCTTTAGGTCCTACTCAAATACATTTAGTATTAGTTGGAGTAATAGGAGTCTTTTTAGGAAGTTTAAGCTTTTTATCAATTTCAATTGCTTTATTATTGCAAGCAACACTTTTAGGTTTTGGAGGAGTAACTTCTCTTGGCGCAAATATTATAATAATGGCCTTGCCAGCATATTTAGTATATCTTATTTTTAGTTTAGAATTTACAAAAAAAATAAATGAAAAAATAAGATTTTTTTTAGTTGGTTTTCTAGGAGTCTTTTTTGCAACAGTTTTTTTAGCTTTAGTGTTACTTTTAGCAAAAGATGAGTATTTAATAGCTTCTTATACAGTTATTGCAGCTAATATGCCAGCTATGATTTTAGAAGGAATTATAACTTTATTTTTACTACAATATATAAAAAAATCAATTCCTAGTTTACTAAAAAGTACAAAATTATGA
- a CDS encoding cold-shock protein, with protein sequence MANQYNGTVKWFNSEKGFGFIQLENENKEFFVHYSEINYSGYGRSSLEDGQKVSFEIGQNVKGEQAKNVKIV encoded by the coding sequence ATGGCAAATCAATACAATGGAACTGTAAAATGGTTCAATAGTGAAAAAGGTTTTGGATTTATCCAATTAGAAAATGAGAATAAAGAATTCTTTGTTCATTATAGTGAGATTAACTATTCAGGATATGGAAGATCATCGTTAGAAGATGGGCAAAAAGTATCTTTTGAAATAGGTCAAAATGTAAAAGGTGAACAAGCTAAAAATGTTAAAATCGTATAG
- a CDS encoding SGNH/GDSL hydrolase family protein: MFTSKSIFSILKQIIINISIFILLIIFLAFLSITISYLYYSFIKKEPTFGKDFIAFENKNWLIKYFQEVEKVKNLVYYDSYVAWKRLPFKGELINITEEGIRKTPQHHNLKEDAKTVYFLGGSTMWGLGSSDKQTIPAYFSKYSKGNFKTVNLAEPGYSSFQEYITLSIKLAKGGTPDLVIMYDGVNQAITLVKEFNQFSHFEEKSIKSALEIKKIQDLKNITYSNYFYSIINPISKLLEKIIKKNKEPLFDLNEQRVYESAIETIESWAMAKQIANSKGSKFIAILQPVSAIGKPKIDHLNLDENLIETYKLLYTEIKKLLKTEKYKDISKSVYDLSNIFNIDKYLYYDYCHTSHEGNKIVAKKIIEIVDKLK, translated from the coding sequence TTGTTCACATCAAAATCTATCTTTTCTATTTTAAAACAAATAATTATTAATATTAGTATATTTATATTATTAATAATCTTTCTTGCTTTTTTATCAATCACTATTAGTTATTTATATTACTCTTTTATTAAAAAAGAACCAACTTTTGGTAAAGATTTTATTGCGTTTGAGAATAAAAATTGGTTAATTAAGTATTTTCAAGAAGTTGAAAAAGTAAAAAATCTAGTATATTATGATTCATATGTTGCTTGGAAAAGACTTCCTTTTAAAGGAGAATTGATAAATATAACAGAAGAAGGGATTAGAAAAACACCTCAACATCATAATTTAAAAGAAGATGCTAAAACCGTTTATTTTTTGGGAGGTAGTACTATGTGGGGGCTTGGTTCAAGTGATAAACAAACAATTCCTGCATATTTTTCTAAATATTCAAAAGGAAATTTTAAGACAGTAAATTTAGCAGAACCAGGATACTCTTCCTTTCAAGAATATATTACACTAAGTATTAAACTAGCAAAAGGAGGAACTCCAGACTTAGTTATAATGTATGATGGAGTAAATCAAGCAATAACATTAGTTAAAGAATTTAATCAATTTTCTCATTTTGAAGAAAAAAGTATAAAATCTGCATTGGAGATTAAAAAAATTCAAGATTTAAAGAATATTACTTATTCTAATTACTTTTATTCAATAATAAATCCTATTTCAAAATTATTAGAAAAGATTATTAAAAAAAATAAAGAACCTCTTTTTGATTTAAATGAACAAAGAGTATATGAAAGTGCAATAGAAACAATTGAAAGTTGGGCTATGGCAAAACAAATAGCAAATAGTAAAGGCTCAAAATTTATAGCCATTTTGCAACCTGTTTCAGCAATAGGAAAGCCAAAAATTGATCATTTAAATTTAGATGAAAATTTAATAGAAACATATAAATTATTATATACAGAAATAAAAAAACTTTTAAAAACAGAAAAGTATAAAGATATATCAAAAAGTGTTTATGACTTATCAAATATATTTAATATTGATAAGTACCTATATTATGACTATTGCCATACATCTCATGAAGGTAATAAGATTGTGGCAAAAAAAATTATTGAAATTGTAGATAAATTAAAATAA
- a CDS encoding trimeric intracellular cation channel family protein has product MEIILFIEYIGIASATLSGFLFGVKKGCDWLGLFLAAFLTALGGGIIRDIMVGREIYSFTYYMPMLIVITVLFMSRFFKVYKKREELEKKFIFIFADAIDFICFSIVGAMVAIEFGYNIFGVAFIAFFNGVGGGILRDILLNEVPWFLTTGLYGTISFCVGIIYYLLYLMDINNIFAIIVLLAFGISMRMIAYYKGWQLPPLKD; this is encoded by the coding sequence ATGGAAATTATATTATTTATTGAATACATAGGTATCGCATCAGCAACTCTTAGTGGTTTTTTATTTGGAGTAAAAAAAGGTTGCGATTGGCTTGGATTATTTTTGGCTGCATTTTTAACTGCACTTGGTGGAGGAATAATTAGAGATATTATGGTAGGAAGAGAAATATACTCTTTTACATACTATATGCCAATGCTTATTGTAATAACTGTTTTATTTATGTCTAGATTTTTTAAAGTTTATAAAAAAAGAGAAGAATTAGAGAAAAAATTTATTTTTATTTTTGCAGATGCTATTGACTTTATTTGTTTTTCTATTGTTGGAGCAATGGTTGCAATTGAGTTTGGGTATAATATTTTTGGTGTTGCCTTTATCGCATTTTTCAATGGTGTTGGAGGAGGTATTTTAAGAGATATTTTATTAAATGAAGTACCTTGGTTTTTAACAACAGGACTTTATGGAACAATAAGCTTTTGTGTTGGAATAATCTATTATCTTTTATATCTAATGGATATAAATAATATCTTTGCTATTATAGTTTTACTAGCTTTTGGAATATCAATGAGAATGATTGCATATTATAAAGGTTGGCAATTACCTCCATTGAAAGATTAA
- a CDS encoding DUF4198 domain-containing protein, with protein MKNFLLLILFAIFAKAHFLTLIPNTDNISDKKNSKLNIEAMFIHPFEQSGMHMEKPEGIFLNSKNNALELKEIKRFDNLAWSTTYNIKRPGIYKFFTIPKPYFEPSEGKFISHVPKIIVSAFGLEEGWDEPIGLKYEIIPMVKPFALYAGNLFQGKVLHNGKAASNVEVEVELYNEFGLKAPSDAHITQVVKTDENGVFSFSMNHKGWWGFAALIEEGEKEYQGKKYPIENGALIWVKAY; from the coding sequence ATGAAGAATTTTTTACTTTTAATTCTTTTTGCAATTTTTGCAAAAGCACATTTTTTAACACTTATACCAAATACAGATAATATTAGTGATAAAAAAAATAGTAAGCTTAATATAGAAGCTATGTTTATTCATCCCTTTGAGCAAAGTGGTATGCATATGGAAAAACCAGAAGGAATATTTTTAAATAGTAAAAATAATGCTTTAGAGTTAAAAGAGATAAAAAGATTTGATAACCTTGCTTGGAGTACAACTTACAATATAAAAAGACCAGGTATTTATAAATTCTTTACTATTCCAAAACCATATTTTGAGCCAAGTGAAGGAAAATTTATCTCACATGTACCAAAAATCATTGTAAGTGCTTTTGGCCTTGAAGAGGGGTGGGATGAGCCAATAGGTTTAAAATATGAAATTATTCCTATGGTAAAACCTTTTGCTTTATATGCTGGAAATCTTTTTCAAGGTAAGGTTTTACATAATGGAAAAGCTGCTAGTAATGTGGAAGTAGAAGTTGAGTTATATAATGAATTTGGTTTAAAAGCACCAAGTGATGCTCATATTACTCAGGTGGTTAAAACAGATGAAAATGGAGTTTTCTCTTTTTCTATGAATCATAAAGGTTGGTGGGGATTTGCAGCTTTAATAGAAGAGGGTGAAAAAGAGTATCAAGGTAAAAAATACCCAATTGAAAATGGTGCTTTAATTTGGGTAAAAGCATATTAG